Proteins encoded within one genomic window of Triticum aestivum cultivar Chinese Spring chromosome 2D, IWGSC CS RefSeq v2.1, whole genome shotgun sequence:
- the LOC123053062 gene encoding probable aldo-keto reductase 2: MATAPATVVPRLKLGSQGMEVSAQGLGCMGMSAFYGPPKPEPDMVALIHHAVDAGVTLLDSSDIYGPHTSEILLSKALLGGVRERVELATKFGISFADGKREVRGDPAYVRAACEGSLKRLGVSCIDLYYQHRVDTRVPIEVTVGELKKLVEEGKIKYIGLSEASASTIRRAHAIHPITAVQMEWSLWSRDVEEDIIPTCRELGIGIVAYSPLGRGFFSKGAKLVDSLSDQDFRKNLPRFQPESLEKNAQIFERVDAMATRKGCTPSQLALAWVHHQGSDVCPIPGTTKIENFNQNMGALAVRLTPEEMAELESYAAAGDVQGDRYPPMASTWRESETPPLSSWKAE; encoded by the exons ATGGCGACCGCTCCTGCTACGGTGGTGCCGCGCCTGAAGCTGGGCTCCCAGGGTATGGAGGTCTCGGCGCAGGGCCTCGGCTGCATGGGTATGTCCGCCTTCTACGGCCCGCCCAAGCCCGAGCCAGACATGGTCGCGCTCATCCACCACGCCGTCGACGCCGGCGTCACCCTGCTCGACTCCTCCGACATCTACGGGCCGCACACCAGCGAGATCCTGCTCAGCAAG GCGCTGCTGGGGGGCGTGAGGGAGAGGGTAGAGCTGGCCACCAAGTTCGGCATCTCGTTCGCCGACGGCAAGCGGGAGGTTCGCGGGGATCCGGCCTACGTGCGGGCGGCGTGCGAGGGCAGCCTCAAGCGGCTCGGCGTCAGCTGCATTGACCTTTACTACCAGCACCGCGTCGACACCAGGGTGCCTATCGAGGTCACG GTTGGAGAACTCAAGAAGCTTGTTGAAGAAGGAAAAATAAAATACATCGGATTATCTGAAGCATCTGCATCAACAATCAGGAGGGCTCATGCTATTCATCCTATCACTGCAGTTCAGATGGAGTGGTCACTGTGGTCAAGAGATGTCGAAGAAGACATAATTCCAACTTGCAG AGAACTTGGAATTGGAATTGTTGCTTACAGCCCACTTGGTAGAGGATTCTTCTCAAAAGGAGCAAAATTGGTTGACTCACTATCAGACCAGGACTTCCGCAAG AATTTACCTAGATTTCAACCAGAGAGTCTCGAGAAGAATGCCCAGATATTTGAGCGTGTTGATGCGATGGCCACAAGGAAAGGATGCACACCATCACAACTTGCCTTGGCTTGGGTTCACCATCAGGGAAGCGATGTTTGCCCCATACCTGGGACAACAAAAATTGAAAATTTCAACCAAAATATGGGAGCATTAGCTGTGAGGCTCACACCAGAGGAAATGGCTGAACTCGAGTCTTACGCGGCTGCAGGTGATGTCCAGGGTGACAGGTACCCTCCAATGGCTAGTACTTGGAGGGAGTCTGAGACCCCTCCATTGTCATCTTGGAAAGCTGAGTAG